A section of the Kluyveromyces lactis strain NRRL Y-1140 chromosome F complete sequence genome encodes:
- the UBR1 gene encoding E3 ubiquitin-protein ligase UBR1 (uniprot|O60014 Kluyveromyces lactis UBR1 N-END-RECOGNIZING PROTEIN (UBIQUITIN-PROTEIN LIGASE E3 COMPONENT) (N-RECOGNIN)) translates to MINDTDPESFLRQHVGRTLGCIHSRPEFKDIKGSAERAVMDKELKSFIYGYYYYMISDSGRLLPHMFTATNEREFPKNVDQAMEIKLSSKPWYKIDENGGHSKFNHAGRICGAKFRVGEPIYRCKECSFDDTCVLCVNCFNPKDHVGHHVYTSICTEFNNGICDCGDKEAWNHELNCKGAEDNGRLEDEFDDHDGKISKMLESVLIELFDHFIDVFNQNIEPLTTIQKPLIAKLRYFIQNGKYNEQADMLRRLAYRNQYMDEEESQQQTPSTSLDPLSTLKDYAILVYNDEFHNYSQASAAIRQGGPDNKHIDLLTAKIDSEGRSLLRCSADIASLMGGFFSVQSNGLSCTITQWYEYLHQEACKYSIMWINDCLNIPNSTFQSLFRNAIGKVLCSKYEPFYQSIDMTSVVRDYFSDSYLSDDPYLYADHSVLGEGVKIPLGRHKSLDPGDISAISPILNKVIAEDHHEYTNSRLQYVLFLENRYWKKLRKIVQDLIIPTLASSAVHKPMFTDQLVEIFPHMTRSVTFMDREPQLTSLRESVVQLFTCPTTAYSIFHSGHFNYVIWSVIDVFVDFSTMDEGTLVWQRVQRSNPSKSYSISFKQGLYAVETLLSKITDPNLLLKPGEFIMIVTLCKLFNGAWKIKRKEGEHVLREDQHFIPYLEYTTSVYSIIQTFDKVLQQSKDHIDQRLLIGAINLLDSFLGHRNLSYKLYKDFEIIKFQISKERVSFMNPVHTLFSFLVQHVPLQVSIQVLSQSKDYLVISDFALRSVVLCSQIDIGFWVRNGMSVLHQSAYYKNNPEMSSYSRDIQLNQLAFLIEKNDFQRVIYNMLDRWELLDWFDGSVPSTETVYDDKISSIIQQFVAFLYQILVERDFYKKFDTLEETQLYNIKNAIIYKLYAEPLSYTDLLNDIPDYLTESVSQFDTVLEEVSTYIEPKGLEDNGVFKLKKELYKRIDSLRLLNMGNDFEHSATIVKSHLADSKEKRAKIIVKPQLLELDELDPCARELGSFTRTNLFAKLIFKLLKLAVSDSSFSFTYELLHLIHAIFRDDEMVNGKDSLPEAYISKPICDLLLSIVDSESGSFSENVVATADYLLDNMIMKRPTAVLESLTECFGTKYIADYKIRKANQGVNFEETEQERKRRLAKNRQQQIMNRFSRQQKKFMDKHEEYSAGNDEDVDMDGEDLAGELNEFHCSLCHDDVSDDFFVIPIYQNYSPVFLSSNPTPMEIYKPWHGFDNNEHLATYNTDLFYKKKENGASQLMHESTQKVLVSCNHAVHYRCFKHYIDKKRYSTDLFICPLCQTYCNSVIPVDTVKLQSGDRLLQQKLTGGLDESLLLTFSEYSSECNDEVGKIILSLKDSNNGLRLNRNDPTWIQDRFLTLSLQFSNNICMLEMLSRLNKDPFGTLLSGEEQKFKTLQNILKSLAVYTRLTKHTEENVLKFYEDIRSSNLPSYPFFRVVETVLRSRLSFKDCLQEVLVERLKGLTKDFGSFYRKYESELRAQTCLDSSEFSIVLKTTILGAGFGDQVEKHTLDLFYTFLISELLPTLRRSIILLKALKQFMTGGDDLDFNEKDVLSGSLTSESKEKHFHLLIRFLLQTDFYDLLMNSHSPLSPESSLVNAPHEYCSIIKLTDLATHLNTYVTNNKNITLREENDQKIRNTVNRLDYKICLICGVKIHARTDGLEMQKHMERCSHGSSGLFLIPNISQVCLYLSRPDCTVNISAPYLNSHGESGRNAIERGDLTVLNHARYEHLTRLWISNGIPGYISRVMGDEFRVAMANNRTFTRNMFWRPGAAFNAGGESSDEDLMNDDEFGNDDRPDLRFRQPDVELRINGGPFGGDIPIRLPTERGDIHDFFEFVQNMRGGMQGDGADIPTTEDIIEQLQGNAMNGFFGRADRNREHFELNDQSDGNEDGEDEEHENNASEDQDTEYSSAEEGFDFNELNNVE, encoded by the coding sequence ATGATTAACGATACTGACCCAGAGTCGTTTTTGCGGCAACATGTTGGACGAACCTTAGGCTGCATTCATTCTCGGCCtgaattcaaagatataAAGGGATCTGCAGAGAGAGCAGTTATGGATAAAGAGCTCAAGAGTTTCATATATGGGTATTATTACTATATGATTTCAGACAGTGGTAGGCTTCTTCCGCATATGTTTACTGCTACAAATGAGCGTGAATTCCCCAAGAATGTCGACCAAGCAATGGAAATCAAGCTGAGTTCGAAACCCTGGTATAAGATCGATGAGAATGGCGGGCATTCGAAATTCAACCACGCTGGCAGAATATGTGGTGCGAAGTTTAGAGTAGGCGAACCGATCTACCGTTGTAAGGAGTGTTCATTTGATGATACTTGTGTGCTATGTGTAAACTGTTTCAATCCAAAGGATCACGTTGGTCATCACGTATATACGTCGATCTGCACAGAATTCAATAACGGTATATGTGATTGTGGTGACAAGGAGGCATGGAACCATGAATTGAACTGTAAAGGTGCTGAAGATAATGGTCGTTTGGAAGACGAGTTTGACGACCATGATGGCAAGATTTCTAAGATGCTAGAAAGCGTCCTAATAGAATTATTTGATCATTTCATCGATGTCTTCAACCAAAACATTGAGCCATTAACAACAATTCAAAAACCACTCATTGCGAAACTTAGATACTTCATCCAGAACGGGAAATATAATGAACAAGCTGACATGCTGAGGCGATTGGCATATAGAAATCAATACATGGACGAAGAGGAGTCCCAGCAACAAACGCCATCTACATCGTTAGATCCCTTGAGTACACTTAAAGATTATGCTATTTTGGTATACAACGATGAATTTCATAACTATTCGCAGGCTTCTGCTGCCATTAGACAAGGTGGGCCTGATAACAAACATATTGATTTATTGACTGCGAAGATCGATTCTGAGGGGAGATCATTGTTGAGATGCAGCGCTGATATCGCATCTTTAATGGGAGGATTCTTTTCCGTTCAAAGTAACGGGTTGAGCTGCACAATAACTCAATGGTATGAATATCTACATCAAGAAGCCTGTAAGTATAGCATAATGTGGATTAATGATTGTTTGAATATCCCAAACTCTACTTTCCAAAGCCTTTTCAGAAATGCTATAGGCAAAGTTCTATGTTCCAAGTACGAACCTTTTTATCAGTCTATCGATATGACCTCAGTTGTTAGAGATTACTTTTCAGATAGTTACCTGAGTGATGATCCATATTTGTATGCGGATCATTCGGTTTTGGGTGAAGGTGTCAAGATCCCTCTTGGAAGACATAAATCCCTAGATCCTGGAGACATATCTGCTATTTCCCCCATCTTGAATAAAGTAATAGCAGAAGATCATCATGAATATACTAATTCTAGGTTGCAATACGTGTTGTTCCTCGAAAACAGGTACTGGAAGAAGCTTAGAAAAATAGTTCAGGATCTAATTATACCAACACTAGCATCAAGTGCTGTGCACAAACCAATGTTTACTGATCAGCTAGTCGAAATTTTCCCACACATGACACGAAGTGTGACCTTCATGGATCGTGAACCTCAACTTACATCATTAAGGGAGAGTGTCGTTCAGTTATTCACCTGCCCAACTACGGCTTACAGTATTTTTCACAGTGGACATTTCAACTACGTCATATGGTCAGTGATTGACGTTTTTGTTGACTTTTCTACCATGGATGAGGGCACGTTGGTTTGGCAACGGGTTCAGAGAAGTAACCCTTCTAAAAGCTACAGTATATCATTCAAACAAGGATTGTATGCTGTAGAAACTTTACTCAGTAAAATCACTGACCCTAATCTATTGTTGAAACCGGGAGAGTTTATCATGATTGTAACACTATGTAAACTCTTCAACGGCGCATGGAAGATTAAAAGAAAGGAAGGAGAGCATGTTTTAAGGGAAGACCAGCATTTTATTCCATATTTGGAGTATACGACATCAGTCTATAGCATCATTCAGacttttgataaagttTTGCAGCAATCAAAGGATCACATTGACCAGCGATTGCTTATTGGGGCCATCAACTTATTGGATTCATTTTTGGGACATAGAAACTTGTCATACAAATTATACAAAGACTTTGAAATCataaaattccaaatcagCAAAGAACGAGTTTCATTTATGAATCCCGTTCAtactttgttttctttccttgtGCAGCATGTTCCCTTACAGGTGTCAATTCAAGTTTTATCTCAATCCAAAGACTATCTAGTTATTTCGGATTTTGCTTTGAGATCTGTCGTCTTATGTTCGCAAATCGATATAGGATTTTGGGTTAGAAATGGTATGTCAGTTCTTCACCAGTCAGCATATTACAAGAACAATCCTGAAATGAGCTCCTATAGCAGAGACATACAACTTAATCAATTGGCGTTTCTAATTGAAAAAAACGATTTTCAAAGAGTCATCTATAACATGTTAGATAGGTGGGAATTACTTGACTGGTTTGATGGAAGTGTTCCCTCGACAGAGACAGTGTACGATGATAAAATATCGTCGattattcaacaattcgTTGCATTCCTATATCAGATATTGGTGGAAAGAGACTTTTATAAAAAGTTCGATACCCTGGAAGAAACACAATTGTACAACATTAAGAATGCCATTATTTATAAACTATACGCTGAACCACTATCATACACTGACTTATTGAACGATATACCCGATTACCTTACTGAAAGTGTTTCCCAATTTGATACAGTTCTCGAAGAAGTTTCTACGTACATTGAGCCCAAAGGGCTCGAAGATAATGGTGTTTTCAAACTAAAGAAGGAACTCTACAAGAGAATAGATTCCCTGCGGTTACTGAATATGGGAAATGATTTTGAACATAGTGCCACGATTGTTAAGTCACATTTAGCTGATAGCAAGGAAAAACGGGCCAAAATAATTGTCAAACCCCAATTACTTGAATTAGATGAATTAGACCCATGTGCGCGAGAACTAGGAAGCTTCACAAGAACAAATCTCTTTGCGAAGTTGATATTCAAGCTATTAAAGTTGGCTGTCTCCGATTCCAGTTTTTCGTTTACTTACGAGCTACTTCATTTAATTCATGCCATTTTTAGAGACGACGAAATGGTCAATGGTAAAGATTCTTTGCCAGAGGCGTATATTAGCAAACCAATATGTGATTTGTTATTGAGCATTGTTGACTCTGAAAGCGGATCGTTTTCTGAGAATGTCGTGGCAACTGCTGATTACCTTCTAGATAACATGATCATGAAGCGCCCAACGGCAGTTTTAGAATCTCTAACAGAGTGTTTCGGAACAAAGTACATCGCGGACTACAAAATCAGAAAAGCAAATCAAGGTGTAAATTTCGAGGAGACAGAGCAGGAGCGTAAAAGAAGGTTAGCCAAAAATCGTCAACAACAGATTATGAATAGATTCTCCCGTCAGCAGAAAAAATTCATGGACAAGCACGAGGAGTACAGTGCTGGTAATGACGAAGATGTGGATATGGACGGAGAAGATCTGGCAGGAGAACTCAATGAATTTCACTGCTCTCTTTGTCATGACGATGTGTCAgatgatttttttgttatcccaatttatcaaaactaCTCTCCTGTCTTTCTATCGTCCAACCCTACGCCAATGGAAATATACAAACCATGGCATGGCTTTGACAATAACGAACACCTCGCCACTTATAACACAGATTTGTTttacaagaaaaaagaaaacggAGCTAGTCAACTAATGCATGAGTCTACACAGAAGGTTCTTGTATCTTGTAATCATGCCGTGCACTATCGCTGTTTCAAACATTATATTGATAAGAAGCGGTATAGTACAGATCTCTTCATCTGCCCATTATGTCAAACGTATTGTAATTCAGTCATACCTGTCGATACAGTTAAACTTCAATCTGGTGATAGGCTTTTGCAACAGAAATTGACTGGAGGCTTGGATGAATCTTTATTGCTAACTTTTTCTGAGTACAGCTCTGAATGTAACGACGAAGTTGGAAAAATAATACTATCTCTCAAAGATTCTAACAATGGTCTACGGTTAAATCGCAATGATCCTACTTGGATCCAGGATAGGTTTTTAACTCTCTCTCTTCAGTTTTCTAACAACATCTGTATGCTAGAGATGTTGTCCAGGCTTAATAAAGATCCTTTTGGAACACTCTTATCAGGTGAAGAACAGAAATTTAAGACACTGCAGAACATTCTCAAGTCCTTGGCTGTCTACACACGATTAACTAAGCATACTGAAGAGAATGTACTCAAATTCTATGAAGATATTCGTAGCAGCAATTTACCAAGTTATCCGTTTTTCCGAGTTGTTGAAACGGTATTAAGGTCTAGACTTTCCTTTAAGGATTGTTTACAGGAAGTACTCGTGGAGCGTTTGAAGGGTCTGACAAAAGACTTTGGGTCTTTCTATAGGAAATATGAATCCGAGCTTCGAGCCCAGACTTGCCTTGACTCCTCTGAATTTTCAATTGTATTGAAAACAACGATATTAGGAGCTGGATTTGGTGATCAAGTTGAAAAGCACACCTTGGATTTGTTCTATACCTTCTTAATTTCTGAATTGCTACCTACGCTAAGGAGATCAATTATCTTGCTGAAGGCCTTAAAGCAATTTATGACAGGGGGGGATGATTTAGATTttaatgaaaaagatgTGCTGAGTGGTAGCCTTACTTCCgaaagcaaagaaaaacattTCCATCTTTTGATAAGATTTTTGCTCCAGACTGATTTTTATGActtgttgatgaattcgCATTCTCCTCTCTCCCCTGAAAGCTCCTTGGTTAATGCTCCACATGAGTACTGCAGTATCATCAAATTAACCGATTTAGCAACTCATTTGAATACTTATGTGactaataataaaaacatTACTTTGCGTGAAGAGAATGATCAAAAAATTAGAAATACTGTCAACAGACTTGATTATAAAATTTGTTTGATATGTGGTGTCAAGATTCACGCACGTACAGATGGCCTTGAAATGCAAAAGCACATGGAAAGGTGTTCCCATGGTTCCAGTGGGTTGTTTTTAATTCCTAATATCAGTCAAGTGTGCCTCTATTTAAGTAGACCGGACTGTACCGTCAACATTTCGGCCCCTTATTTGAACTCACACGGTGAATCAGGAAGAAACGCTATCGAACGAGGTGATCTAACAGTATTAAATCATGCTAGATATGAACATTTAACTCGTCTTTGGATTTCAAATGGTATCCCCGGTTATATCAGCCGAGTAATGGGGGACGAATTCAGGGTTGCGATGGCAAATAACCGAACATTTACGAGGAACATGTTTTGGAGACCTGGTGCTGCTTTCAACGCTGGTGGGGAGAGCAGTGACGAGGACCTTATGAACGATGATGAGTTTGGGAATGATGATCGTCCAGATCTAAGGTTTAGACAGCCTGATGTTGAATTACGCATCAATGGTGGACCATTCGGTGGAGATATCCCTATAAGATTACCAACCGAAAGAGGTGACATACATGATTTTTTCGAGTTTGTTCAAAACATGAGAGGGGGTATGCAAGGTGATGGCGCAGACATTCCGACTACAGAAgatatcattgaacaaCTGCAAGGAAATGCAATGAATGGATTCTTCGGCCGTGCAGATAGAAATAGAGAGCACTTTGAACTGAATGATCAAAGTGACGGCAATGAAGATGGTGAGGACGAAGAGCACGAAAACAACGCTTCGGAAGATCAAGACACGGAATACAGTTCTGCAGAAGAAggttttgatttcaacGAGTTAAATAACGTAGAATGA